Below is a window of Agrobacterium vitis DNA.
GACATCCATGCCTTCGATAACCTGGCCCCAGACGGAATATTGCTTGTTCAGCCAAGGCGCATCGGTGAAGCAGATGAAGAACTGCGAATTGGCGGAGTTCGGGCTTTGCGAACGGGCCATGGAGCAGGTGCCGCGCACATGTGACGTGGCCGAAAATTCAGCCTTCAAGTCCGGCTTGTCGGAGCCGCCCATGCCAGCACGGCCGGGATTGAAGCTTTCGCCACCCTTCTTGCCAAATTTCACGTCGCCGGTCTGGGCCATGAAATCGGGAATGACGCGGTGGAAGACGACGCCATCATAGGCGCCTTCGCGGGCCAGTTCCTTAATGCGGGCGACGTGGCCGGGGGCCAGGTCCGGGAAAAGGCTGATGACGACCTTGCCCTTGGTGGTTTCCATGATGACGGTGTTTTCCGGATCCTTGATCTCAGCCATGTTTTTCTCCTTGGTATTCCGGTTTTCGGGCATTTTGCCCGATTTTGAAATCCGTGCCCTTTCCGCAGTCCGAAAGGACCGGAGAAGGGAACGGATGAGGTGACTGCTGCTTCACGCGCTTAATTAAGTGGCGGCAACCTATTTCTTTCCGAGGGTGACCTTGATCATCCGGTCGGGATCGCTGACCTCGCCATTGCCACCCTGGCCGCGCTTGATCTTATCGACAAATTCCATGCCGGACACAACCTTGCCAACCACGGTATATTGGCCGTTCAGGAAGCTGCCGTCACCGAACATGATGAAAAACTGCGAATTGGCAGAGTTAGGGTCCTGGGAACGCGCCATGCCAACCGTGCCACGCACGAAAGGCGTCTTGGAAAATTCGGCTGGGATATTCGGCAGCTTGGAAGCGCCGGTGCCAGCACGGCTCTTGTCGAAGCCGGATTTCATATTGCCATATTGCACGTCGCCGGTCTGGGCCATGAAGCCCTCGATAACGCGGTGAAAGGCGACATTGTCATATTGACCCTGGCTTACCAGCGTCTTGATCTGCGCCACATGCTTGGGCGCGACCTCCGGCATCAGTTGCACGACGACAGGGCCGTCCTTCAGCTGAATGGTCATGATGTTATCGCCAGCACCGGCCTGGGCCATGGCGTTGGTGGCAAGGGTGGAAAGCGCGAGCAGGCCCGCGAAAGCAAGAGACATGAGTTTCATGAAGGCTCCGTAATTTCTCGGATCGGCTCAAGCCTTGAGCCGGGATTTCAATGCCCGCGACACCTGCGGGGGGACAAAGGCGCTGACATCACCGCCCATGGTGGCGATTTGCCGGACCAATGTGGCCGTTATGGGCCGCGACGCCGTACCGGCTGGCAGGAAGACCGTTTGCAGGTCTGGCGCCATCTGCCGGTTCATGCCCGCAAGCTGCATTTCGTAGTCGAGATCTGACCCATCGCGCAGGCCGCGGACCAAAAGCGTCGCCCCATGCTGGCGGGCGGCATCGACGGCCAGACCATCGAAAGCGACAACCGAAACATCCCCTGCCCGCTCAGGCACGGCCTCGCCAAGACTGCTCGCAATAAGCTCTGCGCGCTCCTCGAAGCTGAACATCGGCACTTTACCGGGATGAATGCCGATCCCGACGACAACCTTGGGGACGACATTCAACGCCTGAACCAGAACATCCAGGTGGCCATTGGTCATTGGGTCGAAAGAGCCCGGATAAAAGGCAATTGTCATCGGTCCGCCCTAATCTTTTATGCCCGCCTTTTGTCACGGACAGGCTGGAACCGCAAGCGCCTACCGCCCCGGTTTTCACGCCCGTTCCGTTCATATTTGTGGCCAGATCACCCCATGCCTGCCCCATGAATGCCTGATGAACGGCACATTCAGGCCCGCTTCAAGGCCGGGTGTTTATACAGGGATCATGTTCAACGACAAGGCCAAGAGAACAAACAATGCTTGCAGTTGTTTTGAGTATCGCAATTGTCAGCGCATTTGTTCTTGAAGCATTGGTAGCTTGGTTTGATGAACATGAAGACGATTGCTTCGCATTTCTGGCCGCTCAGATGAACGCCAGATGAACGGAGTGTTAAGGGCAGCTTCAGCACGGCTTTTGTAAAAAGAGTGCACTGCTCACAGGAACAAGACGCGGTTGCAGCCATTGTTGCTGCAACTGGCCCCGTCAAAACGAAGGACGAAACCCATGCTTGATAAAGTGACGATGATTAATCTGGTCTGGACTGCCATGATCGGCGCTATGCTGGCAACGAGCATTGGTTTTCACATGAACGAAGACCGCGCCCCTTCCAATTTCCGCACGTCGATTTCGCAGCCTTACCACAGCGCCAGCCGCTGATTGGAACCTTGGCGCAGGATGACCGTTGAGGCTGGACAAGTGACGATCAGACACAAAGGAAAACAAGATGTTCTTGCTTCTCTGCGTGCTCTCGGCTGCTATAAGCGCGATGTTTGTCTACTCTGTCGTTTCGACGATCTCTGCGCTACGCCGTGAGCAAGATGATTTGCGATCCCTGTTGAAATAATTGAATTCTATTCGGATCTATGAGAAACGCCTCGCCCTTCATTTGAAGGGCGAGGCGTTTCTTTTTGTGACATTCTTTTATGGCAGCAATAGGCCCTGAAACAATAGGTCTTGATCAGACGTGGACCGCCTGCCGCTGTTTCGCCAGCTCGGCCAGGTCTGCGGCCTTCAATTCTACCGACTCGCCGCAGCCACAGGCCGAGGTCTGGTTCGGATTGCGGAATGTAAAGCCGGAGCGCAAGGTTGTGGTTTCGAAATCGATTTCCGTACCCAGCAGATAGAGCACTGCGGCTGGCTCCAGCCAGACGGAGGCGCCGTCGCGGGCAATCAGGTCATCCCTCGGGTTCGGTTCTGTCACCAGGTCGATGGTATATTCCATCCCCGCACAGCCGCCCTTTTTAATGCCGACACGAATGCCCTTGGCATCCGAACCGGAATTCTCGACAATTTCCTTGACGCGGGCCGCTGCCGCATCGGTCATGGTCATCACCGCAAAGCCCATGGGCTTTCTCCTTTTCACATCCGGGTTCAAGGCCCGGTGTTTTTTAAAAGTGGGTTCGGTTTTCAAACCGGAACAGTGCCAGACAAAACCGGCATGTTGACAATGTAATAGGCGGCTCGTCTTTCAGCAAGCCGCCCTCACTCAATACCAGCCGATGGCGACCTGCGCCTCTTCAGACATCCGGTCCGGTGTCCATGGTGGATCGAAGGTCATTTCCACCTGCACGCCCGAAACGCCTTCCACAGAGCCGACTGCGTTTTCCACCCAACCTGGCATTTCGCCAGCCACCGGGCAGCCGGGCGCTGTCAGCGTCATCATGATCTTCACCATGCGGTCGTCTTCGATATCGACCTTGTAAATCAGGCCAAGCTCGAAAATATCCGCTGGAATTTCCGGGTCATAAACGGTTTTCAGTGCCGAGATGATATCGTCCGACAAGCGGGCGACTTCCTCCGGCGGAATGCTGGAATGAACGATACCTTCGCGCACATCCGGCTTCTCGTCATTTTTACTGGTATTCATGTCGCTGACGCTCATGGTTTCAATCCTCAGCCGAAGAAGGTCTTGGCATAGTCAAGCGCTTCCACCAGCGCATCGATTTCTTCACGGGTATTATATAGGCCAAAAGAGGCCCGGCAGGTAGAGGTCACACCGAAACGAGACAGCAATGGCTGCGCGCAGTGCGTGCCAGCCCGAACGGCTACACCGCGCCGGTCGATCAGCATCGATACGTCATGGGCGTGGATACCCTTGAGCTCGAAGGAGAAAATCGCACCCTTGCCCGGCGCATTGCCGAAAATCCGCAGCGAATTGATCGCCGTCAGCCGCTCATGGGCGTAGGCGGTCAAATCCGCTTCATGCGCGGCAATCGCCTCGCGGCCAAGACCTTCGATATAATCCAGCGCATGCCCAAGCCCGATGGCCTGAACGATTGGCGGCGTTCCTGCCTCGAACCGATGCGGCGGATCGTTATAGGTTACCATATCCTCGGTTACATCGACGATCATTTCCCCGCCGCCCATAAAGGGCTGCATGGCGCGTAACCGGTCCATCTTGCCGTAGAGCACGCCGATGCCGGATGGGCCGTAAAGCTTATGGCCGGTCATCACATACCAGTCGCAGTCGATATCTTGCACATCAACCGGCATATGCACCGCCGCCTGGCTACCATCGACCAGCACCGGAATGCCGCGCTCCCTGGCAATCCGGCAAATTTCCTTGACCGGAACCACGGTTCCGAGCGCATTGGACATATGGGTGACGGCAATCAGTTTGGTGCGATCGGTCAGCCGCTTTTCGAATTCCTCGATGTGGAACGCGCCATCGTCATCCACCGGCACCCAGACCAATTTTGCACCCTTGCGTTCCCTCAGGAAATGCCAGGGCACGATGTTGGAGTGATGCTCCATGATGGTCAGGAGGATTTCATCGCCCTCGCCGATCTCTTTCATGCCATGGCCATAGGCCACCGTATTGATGGCCTCGGTCGAGGATTTGGTAAAGATCACCTCGTCCACCGATCCGGCATTCAGAAAGCGCCGCACCTTTTCGCGGGCCGCTTCATAAGCATCGGTCGCGGCATTGGAGAGAAAATGCAGGCCGCGATGCACATTGGCATATTCGTTGGAATAGGCATGGCTGATGGCGTCGATCACCGCCTGGGGCTTTTGCGCAGACGCACCATTGTCCAGGTAGACCAGAGGTTTATCGCCATGCACCAGCCGCGACAGGATCGGGAAATCCTTTCGGACGGCTTCGATATCATAGGTCGATGGAAGTTTCGACATATTAAGCGTCATAGCTGATAAACTCCATGAGCGAGCCATCCGGATCGCGAAAATAGAGGCTTGTTCCCTCGCCCATAGCGCCAAAGCGACGAATGGGTCCCAGTTCGATGTCGATCCCCTGGGCCTCGAGATGGGCCTTGGCATCGCTGATCTTTCCACGCCAGCGGAAGCAAAGATCGCTGTTTCCCGGAGCGACAGGAATGCGGGCCACCGGCGTACCAATTGCGCCGGGGCCATGAACATTCAACTGCTGTGCGCCAAGCCGAAAAACATATCCGCCCGCTGCCGTCGCGACCGCTTCAGCCCCGATCACCTTCGTGTAGAAATCGCGCGCCCGTTCCCAATCGGAAACATGGATCACGGCGTGATCAAGGTTGACGGGAAGATCAGCCATGGGTCTCCAGCCAGTCGGCGATCACCCCTTCCAGGGCCTCTACCAGTTCCTCATCTTCCAGCTCTTCCACCAATTCGGCGACGAAAGCCTTGATCAGCAGCCCGCGGG
It encodes the following:
- a CDS encoding peptidylprolyl isomerase — its product is MAEIKDPENTVIMETTKGKVVISLFPDLAPGHVARIKELAREGAYDGVVFHRVIPDFMAQTGDVKFGKKGGESFNPGRAGMGGSDKPDLKAEFSATSHVRGTCSMARSQSPNSANSQFFICFTDAPWLNKQYSVWGQVIEGMDVIDAVKKGEPVTDPDSIISMKVAADA
- a CDS encoding peptidylprolyl isomerase, with the translated sequence MKLMSLAFAGLLALSTLATNAMAQAGAGDNIMTIQLKDGPVVVQLMPEVAPKHVAQIKTLVSQGQYDNVAFHRVIEGFMAQTGDVQYGNMKSGFDKSRAGTGASKLPNIPAEFSKTPFVRGTVGMARSQDPNSANSQFFIMFGDGSFLNGQYTVVGKVVSGMEFVDKIKRGQGGNGEVSDPDRMIKVTLGKK
- the coaD gene encoding pantetheine-phosphate adenylyltransferase, translating into MTIAFYPGSFDPMTNGHLDVLVQALNVVPKVVVGIGIHPGKVPMFSFEERAELIASSLGEAVPERAGDVSVVAFDGLAVDAARQHGATLLVRGLRDGSDLDYEMQLAGMNRQMAPDLQTVFLPAGTASRPITATLVRQIATMGGDVSAFVPPQVSRALKSRLKA
- the sufA gene encoding Fe-S cluster assembly scaffold SufA gives rise to the protein MGFAVMTMTDAAAARVKEIVENSGSDAKGIRVGIKKGGCAGMEYTIDLVTEPNPRDDLIARDGASVWLEPAAVLYLLGTEIDFETTTLRSGFTFRNPNQTSACGCGESVELKAADLAELAKQRQAVHV
- a CDS encoding SUF system Fe-S cluster assembly protein; the protein is MNTSKNDEKPDVREGIVHSSIPPEEVARLSDDIISALKTVYDPEIPADIFELGLIYKVDIEDDRMVKIMMTLTAPGCPVAGEMPGWVENAVGSVEGVSGVQVEMTFDPPWTPDRMSEEAQVAIGWY
- a CDS encoding cysteine desulfurase; amino-acid sequence: MSKLPSTYDIEAVRKDFPILSRLVHGDKPLVYLDNGASAQKPQAVIDAISHAYSNEYANVHRGLHFLSNAATDAYEAAREKVRRFLNAGSVDEVIFTKSSTEAINTVAYGHGMKEIGEGDEILLTIMEHHSNIVPWHFLRERKGAKLVWVPVDDDGAFHIEEFEKRLTDRTKLIAVTHMSNALGTVVPVKEICRIARERGIPVLVDGSQAAVHMPVDVQDIDCDWYVMTGHKLYGPSGIGVLYGKMDRLRAMQPFMGGGEMIVDVTEDMVTYNDPPHRFEAGTPPIVQAIGLGHALDYIEGLGREAIAAHEADLTAYAHERLTAINSLRIFGNAPGKGAIFSFELKGIHAHDVSMLIDRRGVAVRAGTHCAQPLLSRFGVTSTCRASFGLYNTREEIDALVEALDYAKTFFG
- a CDS encoding VOC family protein, with the protein product MADLPVNLDHAVIHVSDWERARDFYTKVIGAEAVATAAGGYVFRLGAQQLNVHGPGAIGTPVARIPVAPGNSDLCFRWRGKISDAKAHLEAQGIDIELGPIRRFGAMGEGTSLYFRDPDGSLMEFISYDA